One part of the Phragmites australis chromosome 3, lpPhrAust1.1, whole genome shotgun sequence genome encodes these proteins:
- the LOC133912372 gene encoding nifU-like protein 1, chloroplastic yields MEASLTAAAAAAVSSPPPRARLRIIRPNPPLTPRQLQFGPSKIRTSGSRAHLAAASASTPSAAGGGLYSAAIYELTADNVDRVLDDVRPYLIADGGDVTVVSVEDGVISLKLEGACGSCPSSTTTMKMGIERVLKEKFGDAVKDIRQVFDGDEAPADTTPEAVNRHLDILRPAIANYGGSVEVLAVDGEDCLVKYDGPESIGSGIKAAIKEKFPDITNVVFTQ; encoded by the exons ATGGAGGCGTCGctgaccgccgccgccgccgccgccgtctcgtCGCCTCCGCCGCGAGCCCGCCTCCGAATCATCAGACCGAACCCACCCCTGACCCCTCGGCAGCTCCAATTCGGCCCCTCCAAGATCCGGACCTCCGGTTCCCGGGCCCACCTGGCCGCGGCCTCCGCATCCACCCCGTCGGCGGCGGGAGGCGGCCTGTACTCTGCGGCGATCTACGAGCTGACGGCGGATAACGTCGATCGAGTCCTGGACGACGTGCGCCCCTACCTCATCGCCGACGGCGGCGACGTCACCGTCGTGTCCGTCGAGGACGGCGTCATCTCCCTCAAGCTCGAAG GAGCGTGCGGCAGCTGCCCCAgctcgacgacgacgatgaagatGGGCATCGAGCGCGTGCTCAAGGAGAAGTTCGGCGACGCCGTCAAGGACATCCGCCAGGTGTTCGACGGGGACGAGGCGCCGGCGGATACTACGCCCGAG GCGGTGAACCGGCACCTGGACATACTGCGGCCGGCGATCGCGAACTACGGCGGGAGCGTGGAGGTGCTGGCCGTCGACGGCGAGGACTGCCTGGTGAAGTACGACGGGCCGGAGTCCATCGGGAGCGGGATTAAGGCGGCCATCAAGGAGAAATTCCCGGACATCACCAATGTTGTGTTCACCCAGTAG